A genome region from Micromonospora inyonensis includes the following:
- a CDS encoding cold-shock protein produces MALGTVKWFNADKGFGFIAQDGGGADVFAHFSAISSSGFRSLEENQRVEFDVEQGQKGLQAANIRLV; encoded by the coding sequence ATGGCACTCGGCACAGTCAAGTGGTTCAACGCGGACAAGGGCTTCGGCTTCATCGCACAGGATGGTGGCGGCGCTGACGTCTTCGCCCACTTCTCGGCCATCTCATCGAGCGGGTTCCGCAGCCTGGAAGAGAACCAGCGGGTCGAGTTCGACGTCGAGCAGGGCCAGAAGGGCCTTCAGGCCGCCAACATCCGCCTGGTCTGA